A region of the Mytilus galloprovincialis chromosome 1, xbMytGall1.hap1.1, whole genome shotgun sequence genome:
ttaATCTCAACTTGTCCAATCGCTTGTTCagtatgtaacatattatttgATGTTAACAAAAGAAATCTCTatattactgaaaaaaaatattacaccagggttttcgaattcacaaacttgtcaaaatatttactaaattttattctTGTTGAAATAACTTCTAAAACCAGTCATAGTCAGCTTCGTCTGATGGTTCACGGTTCATGTATGCATAGGAAAGCAGTTAACTGTTAGATGCAGAACTGTAGTGCTACGATTCAGCAGCTAGTTAACTGTATGTTGTAAAAACATTATAAAGTTTAAGATCTAATTACATATTGACTTAATAAAACATCATACAATCTAACAAAAACAATCACATagcttcaaaatgaaaataaaatgtttaaattagaTTTCCTTTTAATATTACAATCCAATTCTTTGAATTTCATATCaataaacaaattgtttaaattaagattgattgttgtttgttttacgcCGCATAAAGCACAAAAAGGCTCAATGATATCGCAGCGAatttaaaataagaataaatatcgATAATAGGTTAATTAAAATGGAATCACTTTAGAGTCTTCACTAGTTTTTCGAATAAGTTGCTCTTTTAATTTTGTGACATTCGTTTATGTTGAAAACAGATTTTAAACGAAATTTGATAGATTACCTGTAGAAAATTTGCTATGGGGCGAAAACAAAACCCGTCCTCTAGGGCCGAGAGTGTACGATTAAATTTGGTTATCGCACTTGCAATTTGACTTCCGCTTAGAAACTATGTAAACTTTCGCTTTGTTGAAAAGTTATATGTCTTATTAAAGCAGGAAGGAGTCCTGTCTGAGTTAAACAGGTATTAGGTTTAATGTTCAAAAACATAATATCGTAGCGCCTGTCATCCTGCGATTTTCATAAAATCAAAATCCATGTAGCTTAGGTTTTGGTCTCTTCTGAAGTTCTGGTTCTCACTGAACAGCTGAATCTTAGCTGCTGAAACAAATTATTCCCAAGTATGAAGGCCTCACTCTATCATATAAACTGTTTTGTAAAAATCTCTAATATGTGAAGTTGTTACCTCTCAAATGAACAAAATGAGAGTATTATTCCTCCTTAGTTTCCTTGAGAAATTTTGATATTCAAGCATCCAACTTGTTACAGCAATTTTACAATTAAAGTAGgaattgactttcaaatatttctttttggcTTGTTGATAAATGTCTCTGGTTTTGGAAGGGTTGATTGCCTGcaaacatgtttattaaccaaggTACATTTAAGCAGATGGTTGTGTGTTTGCAAACATGTTCTGTATGTGCTTGTACCAAGTCTGTGGTTTCTTTGGTTACAGTCTATCATATtggtttttcatttgtttttaaataaggcTGAaggttttacattttgtcatgcattcatgtcatggctaaaaaaagctGATTCTACGGTATGCTTGGGTTTTGCTCTATATTGAAGACTGTATATATTCCATAGCCATGTATATATTCCATAGCCAATTATAGATATGTCAGATCTCTAACTCCTAGCAAACCATTggaattttcatacatttaaaaaaaaccatatactTACAATTTCTTgctttcatattttgtttctttaaaaaaaagtctaacATCAAAATGGGaagcttaaacatgttaaagtaaaatctatttgtatttcttttctcTTTTCTAGAATTAAGTAATATGACATAGCCAAAAAATGGCAAGAGGATTAAGCCCAGAATTTGTAGAGAATAGAATCCACACATTGACTCATGTTCCAGTGGAATGGAGTGTGGACTTACGAGATAAGTACTATGAACTGGACTTGAAGATGAGTCAGATGAAAATGCTAGTCTTTAATTTCAAATGGGGAGATGAAAGGTAATGAGAAGATTTATTGctattttcattgttcattgattTTTAAAGTTCAGTATGGTAAATGACAGTCAGCGATTTTAAAATGTATtggatttttttatgattaattgGATGGTTgctaaatgtccagtggcaaatatttcaggcttACTCAGAATAAGAGATGTATGTCATTCCagtgtttttaataattttgtataatAACTTTTGATTTGAATGATAACCCCATTGTCATTGACATCCCGTTTCAAGAAGATAATCATAGATTGTTTAACCAAAACAACATAAAATTTCAGCAGCATCATTTAATGAACCCCACACTAAACAACAGGGATTATTTGAAATTGCCCTCATATACAAATGATGTACaggtattatttttgtttttaaagattatCAAAATAggtttaattttcaaaagaatatgctCTGATAATTAATTAAGTGGTTTTATCAGCCAAATGTATAATGACAAAGTAATATGCTGGTTTATAATATACATACAATGTAAATCTCCATGCAGTGGACCATTGCCAAGACTAGCAAACATCACAGATACACCATCAAGAATTCTCAAGTTAGATCTATCTTTAAATGAACTTATTGCTCTAGAGCATGAAGGATTGTTGCCGTTTAAACAAGTTAGAGAATTGAATGCATCCCTCAACAGAATTAACAAGTAAGTTCGGTGTACTTTCTTTCATGTTGTCTATTTGTTTGTCTTGTACAAACGgaataaaaatacagaaaaatttttgttaatttggttgaaatataaataaatttctaattGATTCATGGTATGAGTTATATGGAAACCAAAAATGGTAGATgattgaaattcatatttattatttataaataatgaaGTAGTATTACCAGGTAtctttatatgaaaacaaaaaaaacacttaGAGAATTTTGAGTTTTAAATTCATGGTTAGATTTATATTTAAGATTAAATGTTGACCTTGAGATGTCTTTTGAGTTTTGATGTAGTATATAAATAGGCTGCTAATTCATTGACTTGGCTATACACAACATCACAATAATTCAAGCAatacaattatctcccttttctgtgtatataatgtgctatgtatttattttcagatttattgGCATAGAAGTGCTTAAGAATTTATATTCTTTGGATTTATCTCATAACTCAATAAACAAGATAGAGAATTTAGTTGGACTTTCCTCATTAGTTATTTTGAATTTGAGTATGAATGATTTGGAAGATATTTCATATATGCCAAGCATGGTCAGTCTGAAAGTACTGAATCTCAATAATAACCATGTAAGTTTCACACTTCTTTATTCATACACTCaagttatataataaattctataGAAGTTACTGCTTTTGTTGCATAAGGATAAGTAAACTATTGATGGTAAATATAAGATTAATCATCGAAAGTACAAAAAGACCCAGAGAGATGGTTTCAAATTCTTTTTCATCAtttcattatttctgaattttatttttttaaattgaatctTTATATCAACATAATAACATTCAATGGTATAAATATTACTCCACCAGATGCAGGTTTTGACAATTATTGTCTCTTTAGTGATGGTAGATGccaattatttttaaaacctaAAACCAAATGCAAATGTTGAAGATTTGATAAAACCAAATTGTTTTCCAATAGATAAAGTTTATGAATTTAAATGACATACTTTCTTACATTTCAGTTGAAATCCTTAGATGGTGTCCAGGCATTACCTAAACTAACAGAATTATCCGTACAGAGAAATAATATCGTAAGTGTTATAAACTGTCATTGAGTGTGAGGTATTTTGTGATATGTTTTGATCTAATAATCCAAGGTCAATAATGCTTTTGACCTATCCTACATCAGTTCGTCATGGTGATAAGTGAGTCACATGCCAAATAAGAAGAAGCTCTTGATGCTTCTTTGGTTTATTTGTCAGTGTATAATAATATAGATAAACAAATTCAAAAGCTGAAAATAAGTCTTTTATACAGTCAGATGTATCTCTAAACCTTTTTCAACGCTCAACAAAACAGAATGATTATACTATTGAGAAAACttagaataaaacaattgatatgtaactttttttttatatgattgaaTAATTTGCTTTATTACATAACTTAATTggagatatttatatttttcagacaaACATACTTCCTTTAACCAGTTGTTTTCACTTACAAATACTAAATGCAGCATCAAACAAAGTGAACTCTCTCCATACAACAGTTGGTGTACTGACAGAACTCAAAAGATTAGAGGTCATAGCTTTTCATGTAGGTatacagtggtggatccagaacttttcctaaggggggccctctgactgacctaagggggggggcctctccagtcatgcttcagtgattccctatataagcaaccaaatttttcccacgaaaggagGGGCCTGGGCCTTAGGGAACTTAGTTAAGAAACTGTATCCAGGGATTTGATTATTCATCATTCATGGCTACTGTTGCTAGAATAAAACATTAGGACAATTGCATGATGGGCTGATAGTTAAGAATGTCACTTAAAAAGAGTATGCAATACTATAGGAGTACAGAAGTTTAGGCTTGTAATAGCCCACCTACAGAACCCTCAGTTTTTTCCAGTATACATGAAATTGTTTCTAAAGTACATACGTATCCTTTCTTTTCCAATCATCAAAATCAATCAGTGTTGTTTATATTATTCAacgaattttattttctgttttaaacaGGGAAATCCAATTGAAAGAGAGAAAAACTACCAAACAGATATTTTACGCAGTTCTAATGTAATGACATTAGATAATATATCAGTCAGACCTTTACCTAAAGAAAATTTACCAAGTGTATGTATAATATAAAGATATGTTTCAAACATTTGTGTTTCAATATTGAGGGAAAATATTGTACATGCTGCATATGGTAGGCATAACtaattcatataatttttattgTTACATTGACCAGACCTATACATAATTACCGGTACAGGAAATTTATACATTGATATATTACTGTAATATTGCAGTAATATTCAAATTTCTATTTTCCTTTGAAAAATTGGATGTTCCATCTTGAATTTCCTGGTACAATATTATCTTGAATAAGAATTTTAATGTGAAGgtaacatatatatgtgtatCATAACTAATATGCTATACTGCAAACCAACTTATTttacaaaacctttttttttgcCTCAAGCTTTTTCATGCTGCCTCTGTGGCCATTTATTTTTTAGTACTTTTTACCTTTCTTGATAGACTTACATAAGGGAAGATCAAAGTTTTACAAATTTGTGTTGATTTAGAGtgcattattttacattttctaaaaaaaagttggttaacatGAATTGTGATTGTTGTTTACAGTATGATGCTGGTAGTGGCAGACATATACAGAACATAGAAACATTAAAAGATGCTGCAAAACAGGCTTTCCAAGAAAGAATGAAAGAATCAAAAGGGAGGATGgaagaaaatgttaattttctacAGAGACGAATAATGTAGGTTACAGATCTCTAATGATGCATTATGGGTAGTTAAGATATAAATACAACTATTAGAAATGTTATGCTCTTTGTTTGACTGTGGAATTTTGTTTTAAGCagtttaaaataagaaattattgTAACTACATTTGAGATTAGATTTTATGGTGTAAATGTTTTAAAcacttaaaaagaaaattattaaaattataggTTTCATTAggatatcaagcgatatctaattctcacaagttgttaaacctatttgGTTTATGGTGAACACTCTTTTTGTGTTAATTTGATTTTCTGTGAATAGTTGATCTAGTCTTTTGCAAATACCATGAGTGACGTCATATGTCCTTTTCCGTTGTCAAACTTAAACATCAGACACTTTAGAAAATTTTGTAGTGTGTCACACTTCAGAATGAAATagcatttgaaaaaaagaaaatttccagGAGAAAATTGTTAATGTTTTTTATATTATGGAAGACATATTGATGCTGGATAAGCCAATCAAATCAGTTTTTACATCACATTCCATGCAGTGTGATATGAAATATATATGCAAGACATAGATAACAGGCCACAACCTTAAGAGAATCAACATTATTTTGAAAAGAGTGATGATATTTAGTTTGAATGATTATAATTTCATTTGTACTTTGTACTCCAGGGCAGTATGGCTATCATTGGAGTCTGTTTGTTGCTGGTTTATTGTCTCCTAGAAAAATACCCAACaaatcttttttagctcacctggcccgaagggccaagtgagcttttcccatcactttgcgtccgtcgtccgtcgtccgtcgtcgtcctgcgtccgtcgtcgtcctgcgtccgtcgtcgttaacttttacaaaaatcttctcctctgaaactacttggccaaatttaaccaaacttggccacaatcatcattggggtatctagtttaaaaaatgtgtccggtgacccggccaaccaaccaagatggccgccatggctaaaaatagaacataggggtaaaatgcagtttttggcttataactcaaaaaccaaagcatttagagcaaatctgacagaggataatattgttcatcaggttaagatctatctgccctgaaattttcagatgaatcgtacattccgttgttgggttgctgcccctgaaatggtaattttaaggaaattttgctgtttttggttattatcttgaatattattatagatagagataaactgtaaacagcaataatgttcagcaaagtaagatctacaaataagtcaacatgaccaaaatggtcagttgaccactttaggagttattgccctttatagtcaagttttaaccatttttcgtaaatcttagtaatcttttagaaaaatcttctcctctgaaactactgagccaaatttaaccaaacttggccataatcatcattggggtatctagtttaaaaaatgtgtccagtgccccgccaaaccaaccaagatggccgccatggctaaaaatagaacatagggataaaatgcagtttttggcttataactcaaaaaccaaagcatttagagcaaatctgacacgagtaaaattgttcatcaggtcaagatctatttgccctgaaattttagaTTAATCGgacattctgttgttgggttgctgcccctgaaatggtaattttaaggaaattttgctgtttttggttattatcttgaatattattatagatagagataaactgtaaacagcaatattgttcagcaaagtaagatctacaaataagtcaaacatgaccaaaatggtcagttgaccacttttggagttattgccctttatagtcaagttttaaccatttttcgtaaatcttggtaatcttttagaaaaatcttctcctctgaaactactgggccaatttaaccaaacttggccataatcatcattggggtatctagttaaaaaaatttgtccggttactcggccaacaaaccaagatggcctccatggctaaaaatagaacatgggggtaaaatgcagtttttggcttataactcaaaaaccaaagcattaagagcaaatctgacaggatgtaaaattgttgatcaggtcaggatctatctgccctggaattttcagatgaattggataatcggttgttaggttgctgcccctgaattggtaattttgaggaaattttgctgtttttttgttattatcttgaatattattatagatagagataaactgtaaacagcaataatgtacagcaaagtaagaactaaaaataagtcagtatgaccaaaatagtcaattgaccccctaaggagttattgcccttcatagtcaatttttaacaattttcttaaaatttgaagattttcaataacaattaccacagaaagtactgttagagatagagataattgtaagcagcaagaatgtttagtaaagtaagatctacaaacacatcaccatcaccaaaacacaattttgtcatgaatccatctgtgtccattgtttaatattcacatataccaaggtgagcgacacaggctctttagagcctctagtttatattttTGTCTAATTCAGCACTACCCTAAAGAAGTAAAATACCAGCTTAAGAGCAGttcaaacatttcttttattGACTGTAGTCCTTTCAAAATTTGAAACCATTAAAAAAGAACATTTTCTATTTCAGAGATTTACAGAATGAGTATGTTGAttatgaaaataaactgaaaacagatTTAGATGCTTGTGTAAGGTAAGATGACAATTATTTTGTAATAGGCTCTGATATAGAAATAGATTCAGCTTCAAATTCTTTATTAAGATAACTACTAGCACACGAGTGttctccattaaaaataaaatgataaaacaaaacacgGTTTTACATGAGGTATAATGCTATTTTAAGaattgtttcttatttcttatgcATCTACGATTTTGTATTATGACTAAacaaattcaataatattttgtGGATTTAAAATTTTGGAAACTGAAAAATAATTGTGATGTGAATCTTTCAAATCTAAACAATAAGATTAGGGCAAAATTGTTCCTTATATCTTTATACTTTTGACAAACaagatatcaaaatcaaaaaaatgtttatctgTTTCTTCTTCAGTAAATTGACTTAAGTGTAGGAAAAGTTAAGTTATTTTGTCCTGATCTGTTAAAAAACAAGATTATATTTATTGTCATACTAGATTTAGTTGAGCCATTTGTTAACTTAGTTatttaccttttaaaatttttgattaatTGAATTTCAGATATTTGGATTCTCTGACAGCATCAGAAGTAGGTGGAGTGGACCATGATCAACTTAGAGGAGCAATAGGAACACCTAATTCTAAACCTTGGCATGTTAGTATATTTTTAGTTCATCTGGACCAAAGGTGTATTTTGTACTGACATCACTTGGGGTCTGTCATTGTCAtcaatatcataaaaaaacaaacttttccACTGAACACATCTGGCCCATCTAaatcaaacttgaccacaatcattctTACTCTTTAAAACAAGTTAAAACAatatatgggtaaaatgcaggaATTCAGCTTTTATCTTAAACACCTGTTGAAGATAGAAAAATGTGACAGGTCAAAATTGCTTAAAAGATCTGCAtaccatttgatatttaaaattagaATTTCATACGCACATTTTGTAATAAAGGAATTATTACCCTCTGCTAAGAAAACA
Encoded here:
- the LOC143072536 gene encoding uncharacterized protein LOC143072536, which codes for MARGLSPEFVENRIHTLTHVPVEWSVDLRDKYYELDLKMSQMKMLVFNFKWGDESGPLPRLANITDTPSRILKLDLSLNELIALEHEGLLPFKQVRELNASLNRINKFIGIEVLKNLYSLDLSHNSINKIENLVGLSSLVILNLSMNDLEDISYMPSMVSLKVLNLNNNHLKSLDGVQALPKLTELSVQRNNITNILPLTSCFHLQILNAASNKVNSLHTTVGVLTELKRLEVIAFHGNPIEREKNYQTDILRSSNVMTLDNISVRPLPKENLPSYDAGSGRHIQNIETLKDAAKQAFQERMKESKGRMEENVNFLQRRIIDLQNEYVDYENKLKTDLDACVRYLDSLTASEVGGVDHDQLRGAIGTPNSKPWHRRKEGKPDYGGIKDTDELLKATQKELLRQTPGV